In Hydrogenovibrio thermophilus, the following are encoded in one genomic region:
- a CDS encoding ABC transporter substrate-binding protein, with the protein MLIARCLRLRIGVFVALCFVSHPALSAGDDFCQPPATVSKVYAANPVLAYLVMAVAPDKLAGWNFPPPPQAKGIFSEASFQLPVIGGWFGQGRTPNMEVLLANQPDLIVMSGATVHLSRQQTLKDLGVPVCQLQLDVLSDYPLGFRRLGQWLGVPERGEALAQAAERVLTLQAQRRDLLAASGVPVKTVYYAESPNGLATECRGSIHSEVIPLAGGLNPHICPSDSAQQSRFGKVAINFEQLLKYDPDAIVTQERRFYDKVYLDPKWANLKAVRNQQVFFMPQTPFRWMDRPPSFMRLLASQWLMNRLYGDQMRIDMAVQVKSFYQQFFQVTLTDVQVSNILGGGTLNGR; encoded by the coding sequence ATGCTTATTGCACGCTGTCTTCGTTTACGAATAGGGGTATTCGTCGCATTATGTTTTGTCAGTCACCCAGCATTGTCGGCCGGGGACGATTTCTGTCAACCGCCGGCAACGGTTTCTAAGGTCTATGCCGCTAATCCGGTGCTGGCCTATTTGGTGATGGCCGTCGCGCCGGACAAACTGGCCGGTTGGAACTTTCCGCCGCCGCCACAGGCTAAAGGGATTTTCTCTGAAGCCAGTTTTCAATTGCCGGTCATCGGTGGTTGGTTCGGTCAAGGGCGCACGCCGAACATGGAAGTGCTGCTGGCCAATCAACCGGATTTGATTGTGATGTCCGGGGCGACGGTTCACCTCAGTCGTCAGCAGACCTTGAAGGACCTGGGGGTGCCGGTGTGTCAGTTGCAATTGGATGTGTTGTCGGATTACCCGTTAGGGTTTCGCCGTCTCGGTCAATGGTTGGGCGTGCCGGAGCGGGGTGAGGCCTTGGCCCAAGCGGCCGAGCGTGTTTTGACCTTGCAAGCGCAACGCCGTGATTTACTGGCGGCGTCCGGCGTGCCGGTCAAAACCGTTTACTACGCCGAATCACCGAATGGTCTGGCGACCGAGTGCCGGGGCTCCATTCATTCCGAGGTGATCCCCTTGGCCGGTGGTTTAAACCCGCATATTTGCCCGAGCGATTCGGCGCAGCAAAGCCGTTTCGGTAAAGTCGCCATCAATTTCGAGCAGCTTTTGAAATACGACCCGGACGCGATTGTGACACAGGAACGGCGTTTTTACGACAAGGTGTATCTTGATCCCAAGTGGGCCAATCTGAAAGCGGTGCGCAATCAGCAGGTGTTCTTTATGCCACAAACGCCCTTCCGCTGGATGGATCGCCCGCCGTCGTTTATGCGCTTGCTGGCCAGTCAATGGCTGATGAATCGGTTGTACGGCGATCAGATGCGCATCGATATGGCGGTGCAAGTCAAAAGCTTCTATCAACAGTTTTTTCAAGTGACGCTGACCGATGTTCAGGTGAGTAACATTCTGGGAGGAGGGACGCTGAATGGGCGCTGA